From Carnobacterium alterfunditum DSM 5972:
ATCACTCGTTCAATTTCCTTATCGCGTCCAATGACTGGATCTATAGCCCCTGTTCGTGCTAAATCGGTTAAATTCGTTCCATATTCACCTAAAAGTCCAGGCTTTTTATTTATAGGCGGCTGACCTCCAGAACCCTTTTGAGTGGGAGGGACGCTTGAATTATTTTGTTGTGAGTTGTTATTTTGAGGATTTTGCATGGAACGGAAAAATTGATCTAAATTACCGAAACCAAAAGGATCTTGTGGTGATCGATTATTTCTGATCTCGCCATGATTTTGAGCATCTTTTATAAGTTGGTAACAATTTTGACAAACATCCAATTGACCTTTTTGGCCATTCATATTGGTGTATAAATGGATAGTTGCTTCACGTTGATTGCAATTTTGACATAACATTTAAACACAACCTTTCATTTAGTAGGTTAGTAAATCAAATAAAATTAAATAAATGATTGACCATTACTGACCTTTCTAGTTATCATTATACACTGACCTTTTTTGACTTTCAAGTAATTGGTACTATAATTTTTTGTTTTTTTGAATTAAACTGATTATGATCAAGTTAGTTAAAACATTAGTAAAGGCCTGAATGATTCATACTTTTAAAAAAAATAATAATTGGTGCATTTTTCACTTCTTTCAGGTCATTAGTTTGTTAGGTTTACTTATTTTACTTCAAATTTCCAAGTCACTTATTTTTTTGTCAGAAAATTAAGATTTTTAGGCATACTAACCCCTTGAAATTAGCCTTTTTTTTAAAACTATTCCATTAGGTGTGAGTGTTACTGCCATTTGAAATGCTGAATATTCCGCAAGATTTTATGGAAAAGTTCATGGTAAACGTGATAGGAACTGAGTTTTAAAAAGGTTTTTCGTCCAGAATGAACAAGTTTACCCGCTACTTTAAATAAGAGCAAACGAATAGTTGAAACTTGAAAACCTTTGGTTTCTTTCGTAAAACAAAGAGTACGCATAAAATTGACGATGTTGTAAGCTAGTACACTCACCATCATACGTGCATGATTTTCTAAAAAACGAGGACTGTTGGTTTTATCGAAATAAAATCCATTTTTGGCCTCTTTAATGTAATTTTCCATGGTGCCTCTTTTAGAATAGGTTTGAAAGACCGCTTCTGCAGAAAGGTTCTCTGATAAATTGGTTATGATAAATTCATGTCGAGTAATCAATTCGGTTGCTTCGCGCGTAGATTTAATACAAATTCTTCGTGGATGTGTCCAGCTCTTCGCTTGATAGAGTGTAGAAGCGTAGTGAACTTCTTTTTTATCCCAATCCTGCTGGTCATTTATAGATACAAATTGCTCAGCGATTTTTCCTAAGTTGCGATTCGATTTCAATCGAACAATATAAAAATTTTGACGTTTTTCACACAGTTCATATAATTCAGGAGTTGCAAAACCACTATCTGCACGCACTAGAATAGAACTTACAGGTACGGTTTCTTGGTAATGGTCAAAAAGTGGTCGGACAAAATCTGCAACACCATTGGATGTGTACACATTACCAGAACGAAGTTCTGCTTTCAAAAAGTCGCCAGTCAGACCTTCAAAGGCAACAAGTGGATGATAGCCATTCGTTTGGTAATGGGCATTATAATTCGACTTCTCCTGATTGCCAAAGGTATCCGAATGTGTTGAGTCTAGATCAAAAATCATTTCAGTTGTATTACGAGCAGTACGTACTTTATCAATCAGGATTTGATTGACTTCTTGTAATTGGGAAATGTTTTCTTGACTTAACCGATCCCATAAACGAGAAATAGACGGTTGTGAAGCGAGTTGCTCTTTAGCTAATAGACTCTGGAAAATGGGATCTTTTGATAAAACGTCAGCCGAAGAATCCGTTTGATATCCAGCAATCAATTGAAAAAGGATTTGTTCAATAATTGAATGATTAGCATGGTTATAGTAAAGTCGATCATCGTTAATAGTGAGGGTTTGTTTCAAAATGTTAGAGAAATTAATGGTGTGCATGAATTCCTTAACTAATATCAATCCGGAATCTGAGGATAAATTACCCCCAGAGTGAGATACCGTAATGTTTGAATTGAAAAGCAAACGATTTTCATGTAAAGTTGCCATAGAGAGAACCCCTTTCTTTGGTTATGTTTAGTCGCTTTAACCATAGCAGATTGGGGTTCTTTTTGCACACCCAAAGGGTGCTGAGAAAATTAACTCAAACTAGCGTTATAACAGTTTTTCCAGAGCGTTTTAGAAAAAGTATGAATTATTCAGGAAAGGAAGTCTTAATAATGACCAGAGAAGAATTACAAAATCAGCTGAAACAGTTGATCAAAGGCGATATTGATACAATGGCTATTGAAAAAAAAGATTTTATGACTTTTCGAGAAATTTGGATCAATCATGAAGAGAAAGAATCTATTATCGGAGAGGCTCTGCATAATGGAGATGTTATTTATCGGTATAGGTCAAATGGAAAGTAGCATAGAATATTTAGAAAAAAATAGTTGTTAAAACAGAAAAAAAATGGTAGTCTTATAAGTTGTAAGGGCTATATCGAATGTTTTTGCTGAAAAGAATATTATTTACAGTCGAAACTGGATGGAGTCCTCAAAAATAATATATATTAAAGGGGATTTTTTAATTATGGAAAAACGCGAATTTCACGTAGTAGCTGAAACAGGTATCCATGCACGTCCAGCAACATTATTAGTACAAACAGCAAGCAAATTTAGTTCAGATATCAACCTAGAATATAAAGGTAAATCTGTAAACTTAAAATCAATCATGGGCGTTATGTCTTTAGGCGTTGGACAAGGTGCTGACGTAGTTATCTCTGCTGATGGTTCAGACGAATCTGAAGCTCTTGCAGGAATCGAAGAAACAATGAAGAAAGAAGGTTTAGCTGAATAATGGTTGAAAAATT
This genomic window contains:
- a CDS encoding IS1380 family transposase, with the protein product MATLHENRLLFNSNITVSHSGGNLSSDSGLILVKEFMHTINFSNILKQTLTINDDRLYYNHANHSIIEQILFQLIAGYQTDSSADVLSKDPIFQSLLAKEQLASQPSISRLWDRLSQENISQLQEVNQILIDKVRTARNTTEMIFDLDSTHSDTFGNQEKSNYNAHYQTNGYHPLVAFEGLTGDFLKAELRSGNVYTSNGVADFVRPLFDHYQETVPVSSILVRADSGFATPELYELCEKRQNFYIVRLKSNRNLGKIAEQFVSINDQQDWDKKEVHYASTLYQAKSWTHPRRICIKSTREATELITRHEFIITNLSENLSAEAVFQTYSKRGTMENYIKEAKNGFYFDKTNSPRFLENHARMMVSVLAYNIVNFMRTLCFTKETKGFQVSTIRLLLFKVAGKLVHSGRKTFLKLSSYHVYHELFHKILRNIQHFKWQ
- a CDS encoding phosphocarrier protein HPr; this translates as MEKREFHVVAETGIHARPATLLVQTASKFSSDINLEYKGKSVNLKSIMGVMSLGVGQGADVVISADGSDESEALAGIEETMKKEGLAE